One window of Camelina sativa cultivar DH55 chromosome 4, Cs, whole genome shotgun sequence genomic DNA carries:
- the LOC104780247 gene encoding protein CDI-like has protein sequence MTMSNNGISEKKPFRIFVGYDSREDLAYQVCHHSITKRSSIPVDIIPIVQSDLRKKGLYWRETGQLESTEFSFSRFLTPHLSDYQGWAMFVDCDFLYLADIKELTDLIDDRYAIMCVQHDYTPKETSKMDGAVQTVYPRKNWSSMVLYNCGHPKNKTLTPEIVNTQTGAFLHRFQWLEDEDIGSIPFVWNFLEGHNTVVENDPTTQPKAVHYTRGGPWFDACKDCEFADLWLNELEEYSKENKKEADNAN, from the coding sequence ATGACAATGAGCAACAATGGCATTTCAGAGAAGAAACCTTTCAGGATCTTTGTTGGTTATGATTCACGAGAAGATCTTGCTTACCAAGTCTGCCATCATTCGATCACCAAGAGATCTTCAATCCCTGTTGACATCATACCAATTGTTCAGTCAGATCTTAGAAAGAAAGGTCTGTACTGGAGAGAAACAGGTCAGTTAGAGAGCACTGagttctctttctctcgttTCTTGACTCCTCATTTGTCGGATTACCAAGGTTGGGCTATGTTCGTCGATTGCGATTTCCTCTACCTTGCTGATATCAAGGAACTTACTGACTTGATCGATGATAGATACGCCATCATGTGTGTTCAACATGATTACACTCCTAAGGAGACCAGTAAGATGGATGGCGCGGTTCAAACTGTGTACCCGAGGAAGAACTGGTCTTCTATGGTGCTTTACAATTGTGGACAtccaaagaacaaaaccttgaCCCCTGAGATTGTTAATACTCAGACCGGTGCGTTTCTCCATAGGTTCCAGTGGCTTGAGGATGAAGATATTGGGTCTATTCCTTTTGTGTGGAACTTCCTTGAAGGGCACAATACAGTTGTCGAGAACGATCCAACCACGCAGCCTAAGGCGGTGCATTACACTCGGGGAGGGCCTTGGTTCGATGCTTGCAAGGATTGCGAGTTTGCGGAT
- the LOC104780248 gene encoding glutathione S-transferase U27 yields the protein MSEEEVVVLNFWPSMFGARVIMALEEKEIKFEYKEEDVFGHKTDLLLQMNPVHKKIPVLIHNGKPVCESNIILEYIDDIWKEDKTLRLLPSDPYQKAQCRFWADLIDKKVFDAGRKTWTKKGKEQEEAKRKFIEILKVLERELGDKVYFGGNDNVSMVDLVLISYYPWFHTWETIGGFSVQDHTPKLMCWVRKCLTRPAISKSLPDPLKILDRVSQIIKVHEFFYGY from the exons atgtcggaAGAAGAAGTGGTGGTGTTGAACTTCTGGCCAAGTATGTTCGGAGCAAGAGTGATCATGGCGTtagaggagaaagagatcaagTTCGAGTACAAGGAAGAAGATGTGTTTGGTCACAAGACCGATCTATTGCTCCAAATGAATCCGGTCCACAAGAAAATTCCGGTTCTCATCCACAATGGCAAACCGGTATGCGAGTCCAATATCATACTCGAATACATCGATGATATTTGGAAAGAGGATAAAACTCTCCGTCTACTACCTTCTGATCCTTATCAGAAAGCACAATGCAGATTTTGGGCTGATTTAATCGACAAAAAG gttTTTGACGCCGGGAGAAAAACGTGGACAAAGAAGggcaaagaacaagaagaagcgAAACGAAAGTTCATAGAAATCTTGAAAGTGTTAGAAAGAGAGCTTGGAGATAAGGTCTACTTCGGAGGAAACGACAACGTTTCGATGGTGGACTTGGTTCTCATCTCCTATTACCCTTGGTTCCACACATGGGAGACAATTGGTGGTTTTAGCGTCCAGGATCACACTCCCAAACTAATGTGTTGGGTTCGTAAATGTTTGACCCGGCCAGCTATTTCGAAATCTCTACCTGACCCGCTAAAGATCCTTGATCGAGTCTCTCAGATCATAAAGGTCCATGAGTTCTTCTATGGTTATTGA
- the LOC104780249 gene encoding calmodulin-7, protein MADQLTDDQISEFKEAFSLFDKDGDGCITTKELGTVMRSLGQNPTEAELQDMINEVDADGNGTIDFPEFLNLMARKMKDTDSEEELKEAFRVFDKDQNGFISAAELRHVMTNLGEKLTDEEVDEMIREADVDGDGQINYEEFVKVMMAK, encoded by the exons atggcGGATCAGCTTACCGATGACCAGATCTCAGAGTTCAAGGAAGCTTTCAGCCTATTCGACAAGGACGGAGatg gttgTATCACAACTAAGGAGCTTGGGACGGTGATGAGATCACTTGGGCAGAACCCAACAGAAGCTGAGCTCCAGGACATGATCAACGAAGTGGATGCAGATGGTAACGGGACGATAGATTTCCCTGAGTTCTTGAACCTTATGGCACGCAAGATGAAAGACACTGATTCAGAGGAGGAGCTTAAGGAAGCCTTCAGGGTTTTTGACAAGGACCAGAACGGTTTCATCTCCGCTGCTGAACTCCGCCATGTCATGACAAATCTTGGGGAGAAGCTGACGGATGAGGAAGTCGATGAGATGATCCGAGAGGCTGATGTCGATGGTGATGGTCAGATTAACTACGAAGAGTTCGTCAAAGTCATGATGGCAAAGTGA